Proteins from a single region of Desulfolutivibrio sulfoxidireducens:
- a CDS encoding extracellular solute-binding protein: protein MDETKRRIGKACKKYDAGKMTRRSFLTRMAALGVTAAVANAVSLSPFGAATAWASISGPEERAWALAKEAAAKASKKTLTLLIPTGSIGNMSPYVDKWKNELGIQLEFIEEPDEVVHTKGMQEAVAKTGRYDVMMPTAMSYPDWIDSGVIYDLTDWTEKFQPDLFNKEWGVVFPASHHAQLYNGRVAGLLNDGDQITLLCRSDSLGDADKKKAFADKYGYPLDVPHTWKEYFNLAQFMHDPAKGFFGSLEYRSPYYVKWMFMQRLVSKGRLYFDADMNPTFNSEEGVAALEDMLAVNPYLHPDAFSFTWSSNYNAFGRGEGFMNIVWPSGFKYSMAPSTGPATTGKIAATVMPADTLKDGTKLYAGLFCWGYGYAVSKYSANPELAYAYSQWMTSPTISADAIPYLGGYSDPYRVNHMLQPTERLVATYTLPYLKTLYDNMVNTVPDFCLPGGFEYQDALDKQVHACMTGEKKPKEALEAAAHTFERITRRIGKDKVRTSWLALAKNLAEPIKKASGADKWPEA, encoded by the coding sequence ATGGACGAGACGAAACGCAGGATCGGCAAGGCATGCAAGAAGTACGACGCGGGAAAAATGACCCGCCGAAGCTTTCTGACCAGGATGGCCGCCCTGGGGGTCACGGCGGCGGTGGCCAATGCCGTGAGCCTGTCCCCCTTTGGCGCGGCCACGGCCTGGGCCTCCATCTCCGGACCCGAGGAGCGGGCCTGGGCCCTGGCCAAGGAGGCCGCCGCCAAGGCCTCCAAGAAGACCCTGACCCTGCTCATCCCCACCGGCTCCATCGGCAACATGTCCCCCTACGTGGACAAATGGAAGAACGAGCTGGGCATCCAGCTCGAATTCATCGAGGAGCCCGACGAGGTGGTGCACACCAAGGGCATGCAGGAGGCTGTGGCCAAGACCGGCCGCTACGACGTGATGATGCCCACGGCCATGTCCTATCCGGACTGGATCGACTCCGGGGTCATCTACGACCTCACGGACTGGACCGAGAAATTTCAGCCGGATCTCTTCAACAAGGAGTGGGGGGTGGTCTTTCCGGCCAGCCACCACGCCCAGCTCTATAACGGCCGGGTGGCCGGCCTTTTGAACGACGGCGACCAGATCACCCTGTTGTGCCGCTCCGACTCCCTCGGCGACGCCGACAAGAAAAAGGCCTTTGCGGACAAGTATGGCTATCCCCTGGACGTGCCCCACACCTGGAAGGAATACTTCAACCTCGCCCAGTTCATGCACGATCCGGCCAAGGGCTTTTTCGGCAGCCTGGAATACCGCTCCCCCTACTACGTCAAGTGGATGTTCATGCAGCGCCTGGTGTCCAAGGGCCGGCTCTACTTCGACGCGGACATGAACCCCACCTTCAACTCCGAAGAGGGCGTGGCCGCCCTGGAAGACATGCTGGCCGTCAATCCCTACCTGCACCCCGACGCCTTCAGCTTCACCTGGTCCTCCAACTACAACGCCTTCGGCCGGGGCGAAGGGTTCATGAACATCGTCTGGCCCTCCGGGTTCAAGTATTCCATGGCCCCGTCAACCGGCCCGGCCACCACCGGCAAGATCGCGGCCACGGTCATGCCCGCCGATACCCTCAAAGACGGCACCAAGCTCTACGCCGGCCTTTTCTGCTGGGGCTACGGCTACGCCGTGTCCAAGTATTCGGCCAACCCCGAGCTGGCCTACGCCTATTCCCAGTGGATGACCTCGCCGACCATCTCGGCCGACGCCATCCCATACCTTGGCGGCTATTCCGATCCCTACCGGGTCAACCACATGCTTCAGCCCACCGAGCGGCTGGTTGCGACCTACACCCTGCCCTACTTAAAGACCCTCTACGACAACATGGTCAACACCGTGCCGGATTTCTGCCTGCCCGGCGGATTCGAATACCAGGACGCCCTGGACAAGCAGGTCCACGCCTGCATGACCGGCGAGAAAAAGCCCAAGGAGGCCCTGGAGGCGGCGGCCCACACCTTCGAGCGCATTACCCGGCGCATCGGCAAGGACAAGGTGCGCACGTCCTGGCTGGCCCTGGCCAAGAACCTGGCCGAGCCCATCAAGAAGGCCAGCGGCGCGGACAAGTGGCCCGAGGCGTAG
- a CDS encoding carbohydrate ABC transporter permease, whose product MNSFVATTPAVQAMSAPEPAVGTRPSRGGTGAMGLYMTLPGQIVSVLVLVVPLLVALYMSFTDWSPTRGSLFDAEFVGFDNYGELLVWDTRFTYAVIRTLCISAVCLALEFSFGLGLAVLFLRRFRGKSLLFSAFLTPMMILPVVVGYIFWMLFQSSGPVNQLLEFALGPDVALEWFRSAPLAVTAVIVTEVWHWTPLFFLILLSGLNAVPENPVRAAVILGANPRQVFWRVVMPSLKPVIIVAFVIRAMEIIKLFDEVFMLTRGGPGSSTETVSLYIYKLAFNDFQLAYGAAAAFLVLLGALVLIHLLLTPVRNQLLEAKR is encoded by the coding sequence GTGAATTCCTTTGTTGCGACGACGCCGGCCGTTCAGGCCATGTCCGCCCCTGAACCGGCTGTGGGGACGCGGCCCAGCCGGGGCGGAACCGGGGCCATGGGCCTGTATATGACCCTGCCCGGCCAGATCGTCTCGGTTCTGGTGCTGGTCGTTCCGCTTCTGGTGGCCCTGTACATGAGCTTCACCGACTGGTCGCCCACCCGGGGATCGCTCTTCGACGCCGAGTTCGTGGGCTTTGACAACTACGGCGAGCTTCTGGTCTGGGACACCCGGTTCACCTATGCGGTCATCCGCACGCTGTGCATCTCGGCGGTCTGCCTGGCCCTGGAATTCAGCTTCGGGCTTGGGCTGGCGGTCCTTTTTCTGCGTCGATTCCGGGGGAAATCGCTCCTTTTTTCGGCTTTTTTGACCCCGATGATGATCCTTCCGGTGGTGGTCGGCTACATCTTCTGGATGCTTTTCCAGTCCAGCGGCCCGGTCAACCAGCTTTTGGAGTTCGCCCTGGGGCCGGACGTGGCCCTGGAATGGTTCCGGAGCGCCCCCTTGGCGGTGACGGCGGTCATCGTCACCGAGGTCTGGCACTGGACCCCACTTTTCTTCCTCATCCTGCTCTCGGGGCTTAACGCCGTGCCTGAAAACCCGGTCCGGGCAGCCGTGATCCTGGGGGCCAACCCGCGCCAGGTCTTCTGGCGGGTGGTCATGCCCAGCCTTAAGCCGGTGATCATCGTGGCCTTCGTCATCCGGGCCATGGAGATCATCAAGCTCTTCGACGAGGTGTTCATGCTGACCAGGGGCGGCCCGGGCTCGTCCACCGAGACCGTCAGCCTGTACATCTACAAGCTGGCCTTCAACGACTTTCAACTGGCCTACGGCGCGGCCGCCGCCTTCCTGGTCCTTCTGGGAGCCCTCGTGCTCATCCACCTGCTTTTGACGCCGGTGCGCAACCAGCTTCTGGAGGCCAAACGCTGA
- a CDS encoding C45 family autoproteolytic acyltransferase/hydolase has protein sequence MSPVSTDIPVIDLSGTPYEMGLAHGRAMKDAIRDFAASIATVHQANNAYLKAGHESLTAYCLRNLGFLETFSPDLVQEMRGIAEGAGLPFMDILHLNCFLELEDLRAPGLGGRALPDALWGCTTMNVMADASADGRPCLAQTYDMERYYQKYLCLLCIKPEKGPEALVVSFAGILGLNGLNSAGVALVINKVAATDARPGVIYPFIVRKALAARRIGDALGAVIFSSRATGIIYQLAGAGVAFCAETSASRYELLDITGAMAHTNHYLSERMRAFETPHWLSHGGSMVRKQVAQAFLDAHHGRLDPELLKELSRNHVNHPRCICAHGFPGEDEKTAFHTVFAVVMDPAAGWLDLCRGNPCENSYRRFRLESGAA, from the coding sequence ATGTCCCCCGTTTCCACCGACATCCCGGTGATCGACCTTTCCGGAACCCCCTACGAGATGGGCCTGGCCCATGGCCGGGCCATGAAGGACGCCATCCGCGACTTCGCGGCCTCCATCGCCACCGTGCACCAGGCCAATAACGCCTATCTCAAGGCCGGGCACGAGTCCCTGACGGCGTACTGCCTGCGCAACCTGGGCTTTCTGGAGACCTTCTCCCCGGATCTCGTCCAGGAGATGCGCGGCATCGCCGAGGGCGCGGGGCTGCCCTTCATGGATATCCTGCACCTCAACTGCTTTCTCGAACTCGAGGACCTGCGCGCCCCGGGCCTGGGCGGCCGGGCCCTTCCCGACGCCCTGTGGGGCTGCACGACCATGAACGTCATGGCCGACGCCTCGGCCGACGGCCGACCTTGCCTGGCCCAGACTTACGACATGGAGCGGTATTACCAAAAATACCTCTGCCTGCTGTGCATAAAACCCGAGAAAGGCCCCGAGGCCCTGGTCGTGTCCTTCGCCGGAATTCTGGGCCTCAATGGCCTAAACAGCGCCGGGGTGGCCCTGGTCATCAACAAGGTCGCGGCCACGGACGCCCGGCCCGGGGTCATCTACCCCTTCATCGTCCGCAAGGCCCTGGCCGCGCGCCGCATCGGCGACGCCCTGGGCGCGGTCATCTTCTCCTCGCGGGCCACGGGCATCATCTATCAACTGGCCGGGGCCGGCGTGGCCTTTTGCGCCGAGACCTCGGCCTCACGCTACGAGCTTTTGGACATCACAGGGGCCATGGCCCACACCAACCACTACCTGTCCGAGCGCATGCGGGCCTTCGAGACCCCCCACTGGCTGAGCCACGGCGGGTCCATGGTCCGCAAGCAGGTGGCCCAGGCCTTCCTTGACGCCCATCACGGCCGCCTGGACCCGGAGCTTCTCAAGGAGCTTTCCCGCAACCATGTCAACCATCCCCGGTGCATCTGCGCCCACGGCTTTCCCGGGGAGGACGAGAAGACGGCCTTTCATACGGTGTTCGCCGTGGTCATGGACCCGGCCGCCGGCTGGCTGGACCTGTGCCGGGGCAACCCGTGCGAGAATTCGTACCGCCGCTTCCGTCTGGAAAGCGGGGCGGCCTGA
- a CDS encoding radical SAM protein, translated as MIKIFVTYRCNLACPYCFARELGRDYPDDLTDEAFSRLLDWMRRASLSAAAFIGGEPTLHPRLAGMIERTAQAGIAPVLFTNGLFPENLADRLAPVVSNFVINYNDPAAYAPAKAALLHANLSRLARTGARLTFSKNFSPSSMRYAYLLDALALYGVTAVRYDISRPSAGGGNDHFTLADTREIMSRVVGFVKACTDRGVKTGLDCGVRLCDLRDEDRRYLERVSMKFTGVCHPCLDVHPDLSASYCLPMRDIRVPDATAFADPEALMWHLAHLAKPIRMANVSEACLDCKDFMRRCQGGCMALKRAADALAHPSGAGISPEPAPFEVAKP; from the coding sequence ATGATCAAGATCTTCGTCACCTACCGCTGCAATCTGGCCTGTCCGTACTGTTTCGCCCGTGAGCTTGGCCGCGACTATCCCGACGACCTGACGGACGAGGCCTTTTCCCGGCTCCTTGACTGGATGCGTCGGGCCTCGCTTTCGGCCGCGGCCTTTATCGGCGGCGAGCCCACCCTGCATCCGCGTTTGGCCGGGATGATCGAGCGCACGGCCCAGGCCGGCATCGCCCCCGTGCTCTTCACCAACGGCCTTTTTCCTGAAAACCTTGCGGACCGCCTGGCCCCGGTCGTGTCCAATTTCGTGATCAATTACAACGATCCCGCCGCCTATGCGCCCGCAAAGGCGGCCCTGCTCCACGCGAATCTGTCCCGGCTGGCCAGGACCGGGGCGCGCCTGACCTTTTCCAAGAATTTTTCCCCCTCGAGCATGCGGTATGCCTACCTCCTCGATGCCCTGGCCCTTTACGGGGTCACGGCCGTCCGCTACGACATCTCCCGACCGAGCGCCGGCGGCGGCAATGACCACTTCACCCTGGCCGACACCCGGGAGATCATGTCCCGGGTGGTCGGCTTCGTGAAGGCCTGCACCGACAGAGGGGTCAAGACCGGCCTGGATTGCGGCGTGCGCTTGTGCGATCTGCGCGACGAGGACCGACGCTACCTGGAACGGGTGTCCATGAAGTTCACCGGCGTGTGCCATCCCTGCCTCGACGTGCATCCCGATCTCTCGGCGTCCTATTGCCTGCCCATGCGCGACATCCGGGTCCCTGACGCCACGGCCTTTGCCGACCCCGAAGCGCTCATGTGGCATCTGGCGCACCTCGCCAAGCCGATCAGGATGGCCAACGTGTCCGAGGCCTGCCTGGACTGCAAGGACTTCATGCGCCGCTGCCAGGGCGGGTGCATGGCCTTAAAGCGCGCCGCCGACGCCCTGGCCCATCCCTCCGGGGCCGGGATTTCGCCTGAACCCGCACCCTTTGAGGTCGCCAAGCCATGA
- a CDS encoding glutamine synthetase family protein, translating into MSTSLPASHSLDSIRKTIRDQDIHFIRFEQADLHGVSRSKTVPVGCFMDYVENGLNFYGGLLGLDVQSMVPKGTGYAEEVAFADHCTVPDLSTFTVLPWVRNTANITVDPYWYDGTPAMASPRLLLKKIINEFDRLGYICRLGYEFEFYVLCKDTKKPVYTGQPIFVTLKNNFDIDFTYDLMRKMDQAGVRIITQNSEHGPGQQEINLYYKDGLPAADTAFLYKMGAKEIALQHGYIATWMTKPFIDASGSGSHFHVSLIDKKTGKNAFDDPSGQYGLTGLARKFLAGMLKHAKANTIFTAPTINCYKRYRINTFAPHSATWGMENRTVGIRVKGCRGQSTHFENRLACGGTNPYLLALTTLASGLEGILSSPELSAPITDIAYDRDDVPKLPSSLEEAIAEFEKDTDLHAVLDPEFIKLALAVKKFEVATAKARFPDYGTPEFNNRVDPWEWDYYMELI; encoded by the coding sequence ATGAGCACCTCCCTCCCCGCATCCCATTCCCTCGATTCCATAAGGAAAACCATCAGGGACCAGGACATCCATTTCATCCGCTTCGAGCAGGCCGACCTCCACGGCGTGTCCCGCAGCAAGACCGTGCCTGTGGGCTGCTTCATGGACTACGTGGAAAACGGCCTCAACTTCTACGGCGGCCTGTTGGGCCTGGACGTCCAGTCCATGGTCCCCAAGGGTACCGGCTACGCCGAGGAGGTGGCCTTCGCCGACCATTGCACCGTGCCCGACCTGTCCACCTTCACCGTCCTGCCCTGGGTCCGGAATACGGCCAACATCACCGTGGACCCCTACTGGTACGACGGCACCCCGGCCATGGCCTCCCCCCGCCTGCTCCTCAAAAAGATCATAAACGAGTTCGATCGGCTGGGGTACATCTGCCGCCTGGGCTACGAGTTCGAGTTCTACGTCCTTTGCAAGGACACGAAAAAGCCCGTCTACACCGGCCAGCCCATCTTCGTGACGCTCAAAAACAACTTCGACATCGATTTCACCTACGACCTGATGCGCAAGATGGATCAGGCCGGGGTACGCATCATCACCCAGAATTCCGAGCACGGCCCAGGACAGCAGGAGATCAACCTCTACTACAAGGACGGCCTGCCCGCTGCGGACACCGCCTTTTTGTACAAGATGGGGGCCAAGGAGATCGCGCTTCAGCACGGCTACATCGCCACCTGGATGACCAAGCCCTTCATCGATGCCAGCGGGTCCGGCTCCCACTTCCACGTGAGCCTCATCGACAAGAAAACCGGCAAAAACGCCTTTGACGACCCAAGCGGCCAGTACGGCCTGACCGGGCTGGCCCGCAAATTCCTGGCCGGCATGCTCAAGCACGCCAAGGCCAACACCATCTTCACCGCCCCGACCATCAACTGCTACAAGCGCTACCGCATCAACACCTTTGCCCCGCACAGCGCCACCTGGGGCATGGAAAACCGCACCGTGGGCATCCGGGTCAAGGGCTGCCGGGGCCAGAGCACCCACTTCGAGAACCGCCTGGCCTGCGGCGGGACCAATCCCTACCTCCTGGCCCTGACCACCCTGGCCTCGGGGCTTGAGGGCATCCTGTCCTCCCCGGAACTTTCCGCGCCCATCACCGACATCGCCTACGACCGCGACGACGTGCCCAAACTGCCGAGCAGCCTGGAGGAGGCCATCGCCGAGTTCGAGAAGGACACGGACCTGCATGCCGTGCTCGATCCCGAATTCATCAAGCTGGCCCTGGCCGTGAAGAAATTCGAGGTGGCCACGGCCAAGGCCCGCTTTCCGGACTACGGCACCCCGGAATTCAACAACCGCGTCGATCCCTGGGAATGGGACTACTACATGGAACTGATCTAG
- a CDS encoding carbohydrate ABC transporter permease has protein sequence MLEKKLTPLTLAIMCLALVLVLFPVFWIVMTSIKPPTDWNASPAIWVPSEPTLINFKTLFDPDALREYGVGGVSQSATRSVFGSLLASVTATALSVAIGLFSAIGISRYGTQSKATPLIILSGRMFPPAAIAVPFVIIFSNVGLTDSYAGLIAIYVAATLPFSTWMLKSFVDDLPREIEEAAMLDGKSRLLAHLTVTIPLIKGGLSATTMFIFILNWSEFMFALVLSYSNVSTIPVQLAKYVTATAGTLYGVQAALAVLAMAPLVVVGYLIQGHLARGMTFGAIKQ, from the coding sequence ATGCTTGAAAAAAAACTCACCCCCCTGACCCTGGCCATCATGTGCCTGGCCCTGGTCCTGGTCCTTTTCCCGGTCTTCTGGATCGTGATGACCTCCATCAAGCCCCCCACGGACTGGAACGCCTCGCCGGCCATCTGGGTGCCTTCAGAGCCCACGCTGATCAATTTCAAGACCCTTTTCGACCCGGACGCCCTTCGGGAATACGGGGTGGGCGGGGTCAGCCAGTCCGCCACCAGGTCGGTTTTCGGCTCGCTTCTGGCCTCGGTCACGGCCACGGCCCTGTCCGTGGCGATAGGCCTTTTCTCGGCCATCGGCATCTCCCGCTACGGCACCCAGAGCAAGGCCACGCCGCTTATCATCCTCTCCGGCCGCATGTTCCCCCCGGCGGCCATCGCCGTGCCCTTCGTGATCATCTTTTCCAATGTGGGCCTGACGGACAGCTACGCGGGACTCATCGCCATCTATGTGGCGGCCACCCTGCCGTTTTCCACCTGGATGCTCAAAAGCTTCGTGGACGATCTGCCCCGGGAGATCGAGGAGGCGGCCATGCTCGACGGCAAGTCGCGCCTTCTGGCCCACCTCACGGTGACCATTCCTTTGATCAAGGGCGGTCTTTCCGCCACCACCATGTTCATCTTCATCCTCAACTGGTCGGAATTCATGTTCGCCCTGGTCCTTTCCTACAGCAACGTCAGCACCATTCCGGTGCAACTGGCCAAGTACGTCACGGCCACGGCCGGCACCCTGTACGGGGTCCAGGCCGCCCTGGCCGTCTTGGCCATGGCCCCGCTGGTGGTCGTCGGCTACCTGATCCAGGGCCATCTGGCCCGGGGCATGACCTTCGGAGCCATCAAGCAATGA
- a CDS encoding ABC transporter ATP-binding protein, giving the protein MSAPKLELVSLVKEYGDGAVVAVDGIDLRVQAGETIALLGPSGCGKSTTLNMIVGLENPTSGDIHIDGLSVVNVPPGKRDVGLVFQDYAVFPSMTVRGNLAFGLAVRGRPKHEITRAVSEVAELLGMADRLGVRARELGGSEQQRVAIGRTLVTRPAVLLLDEPLSNLEASARLAMRRELRRLQSEIGLTIIYVTHDQVEALSLADRIAVMQAGKILQVEKTALICERPDHVTVAGFLGSPPMNLFPGEIRREPSGRVFYAAGQRLPLPEGLGLRDGTCTLGLRAESLRLTREGDEPLRGRVSLVEPRGPDAVVTVDIGALSCRVVVPAAQRPDAGQTVGVSYLPRSLVFFDADSNRRIANAFFGEGNDDHAA; this is encoded by the coding sequence ATGAGCGCCCCCAAACTGGAACTGGTTTCCCTGGTCAAGGAATACGGCGACGGCGCGGTGGTGGCCGTGGACGGCATCGACCTGCGCGTTCAGGCCGGCGAGACCATCGCCCTGCTCGGGCCTTCCGGCTGCGGCAAGTCCACCACCCTGAACATGATCGTGGGCCTGGAGAATCCAACCTCCGGGGACATCCACATCGACGGCCTGTCCGTGGTCAATGTCCCTCCGGGCAAGCGCGACGTGGGCCTGGTGTTCCAGGATTACGCGGTCTTCCCGTCCATGACCGTGCGCGGCAACCTGGCCTTTGGTCTGGCCGTGCGCGGACGTCCAAAGCACGAGATCACCCGGGCGGTTTCCGAGGTGGCCGAGCTTTTGGGCATGGCCGACCGGCTCGGCGTCCGGGCCCGGGAACTGGGCGGTTCGGAGCAGCAGCGGGTGGCCATCGGCCGCACCCTGGTCACCCGGCCGGCGGTGCTGCTTCTGGACGAACCGCTTTCGAACCTGGAGGCCTCGGCCCGTCTGGCCATGCGCCGGGAACTCAGGCGGCTGCAAAGCGAGATCGGCCTGACCATCATCTACGTCACTCACGACCAGGTCGAGGCCCTGTCCCTGGCCGACCGTATCGCGGTCATGCAGGCCGGCAAGATCCTCCAGGTCGAAAAGACCGCACTGATCTGCGAACGGCCCGACCACGTTACCGTGGCCGGATTTCTCGGCTCCCCGCCCATGAACCTTTTTCCGGGCGAGATACGCCGCGAACCGTCCGGCCGGGTCTTTTACGCCGCCGGCCAGAGGCTTCCCCTGCCCGAGGGCCTTGGGCTTCGGGATGGGACCTGTACCCTGGGGCTTCGGGCCGAGTCCCTGCGTCTGACCCGCGAAGGCGACGAGCCCCTTCGCGGCCGGGTGTCCCTGGTCGAACCGCGTGGTCCGGACGCGGTCGTCACCGTGGACATCGGGGCGCTTTCCTGTCGCGTCGTGGTTCCGGCGGCACAGCGCCCTGACGCGGGACAGACCGTTGGCGTGTCGTATCTTCCCCGCTCCCTCGTTTTTTTCGACGCGGACAGCAATCGCCGCATCGCGAACGCCTTTTTTGGGGAGGGAAACGATGACCATGCCGCTTGA
- a CDS encoding ABC transporter ATP-binding protein, which yields MTMPLDHADQPALVVHHLTKRFRGAPALDDVGFTVPRASLTVILGHAGAGKTTTLRIVAGLTQPDFGQVLLSGRDVAGRQPKDRDVAMIFDNLALYPDKTGFENIASPLRVRGRPRAEIEEKVTAMAGVLRIGHTLKRLPATMSGGERQRIALGRALIRSPRLFLLDEPLSSLDAQLRIELRAELRRLQSEHGYSFLMATPDFNEALAIADTVVMLRQGRVVQIAPPQELYDHPVDRETALSVGAPLINLVDARFDPDASRLLAGGWRLDAPEHLARSLAGGPGAFELGIRPENLVLSDPGRATILGELADIEPLGLNSVLTVKNGQAQVRLVVASSQARGLSLGEPIGLEIANPSMVRAFDLETGHSLTRQVSSRDA from the coding sequence ATGACCATGCCGCTTGACCATGCCGACCAGCCCGCGCTGGTGGTTCACCATCTCACCAAGCGTTTTCGCGGCGCGCCAGCCCTTGACGATGTCGGCTTCACGGTCCCCCGGGCCTCGTTGACGGTCATCCTGGGCCATGCCGGGGCGGGCAAGACCACCACCCTGCGCATTGTGGCCGGCCTGACCCAGCCTGATTTTGGCCAGGTCCTGTTGTCCGGTCGGGACGTGGCCGGCCGGCAGCCCAAGGATCGCGACGTGGCCATGATCTTCGACAACCTGGCCCTGTATCCCGACAAGACCGGCTTCGAGAACATTGCCAGCCCCCTGCGCGTTCGCGGCCGGCCGCGCGCCGAGATCGAGGAGAAGGTGACGGCCATGGCCGGCGTGCTCAGGATCGGACACACCCTCAAGCGTCTTCCGGCGACCATGAGCGGCGGCGAACGCCAGCGCATCGCCCTGGGCCGGGCCCTTATCCGTTCCCCGAGGCTTTTTTTGCTGGACGAACCCCTGTCCAGCCTCGACGCCCAGTTGCGTATCGAACTGCGCGCCGAGTTGCGGCGGCTGCAGAGCGAGCACGGGTATTCCTTTCTCATGGCCACCCCGGATTTCAACGAGGCCCTGGCCATCGCCGACACGGTGGTCATGCTCCGGCAGGGCCGCGTGGTGCAGATCGCCCCTCCCCAGGAGCTTTACGACCACCCCGTTGATCGTGAGACCGCCCTGTCCGTGGGCGCGCCGCTCATAAACCTCGTTGACGCCCGGTTCGATCCCGACGCATCGAGACTTCTGGCCGGCGGCTGGCGTCTGGACGCTCCGGAACATCTGGCGCGGTCCTTGGCGGGCGGGCCAGGCGCGTTCGAGTTGGGCATCCGGCCCGAGAATCTGGTTTTGTCCGATCCGGGCCGCGCCACCATTCTCGGAGAACTGGCGGACATCGAGCCTTTGGGGCTCAACTCCGTGCTGACCGTGAAAAACGGCCAGGCCCAGGTCCGTCTCGTGGTTGCGAGTTCCCAGGCCAGAGGCCTGTCCCTCGGCGAGCCCATCGGCCTTGAGATCGCAAACCCCTCCATGGTGCGCGCCTTTGACCTTGAGACCGGACATTCCCTGACGCGCCAGGTGTCTTCGAGGGACGCATGA